One window of Paenibacillus sp. FSL K6-3182 genomic DNA carries:
- a CDS encoding BadF/BadG/BcrA/BcrD ATPase family protein has translation MHLQEEQVVIGIDGGGTHTRVMVCSHRGHVLSYLERGSASIYKDEMAAENVQGAITQALQQAGRTPYHALALVAGIAGLDSPSDLEWIKTLTKLPGLTCPMWHVNDAVSAHRGALMGEQGIVVIAGTGSIIVGMTDDGQMIRNYDFHHYAASAARFVAYDAVYEMLAGNCDDTDRELREAMLVHWNVSTAQQLADIAKKGFADDRRTRDKQFGKFAPAVTEAAERGSSLAIRVCNRAIDQIKVGIEMIASSFYSEEVAVTFTGSVANSPYFIRELGEKLRQGNNKRYTVVQPKFPPVVGSVLLALKQLDIAIDDDVIHNLSEYTFETAE, from the coding sequence ATGCATTTGCAAGAAGAGCAGGTTGTAATTGGAATAGACGGCGGCGGAACTCATACCCGCGTCATGGTGTGCAGTCATAGAGGACATGTGCTTTCATATTTGGAACGAGGCTCCGCCTCTATTTACAAAGACGAGATGGCAGCTGAAAATGTGCAAGGAGCTATTACCCAAGCACTCCAGCAAGCTGGCCGCACTCCCTATCATGCGCTCGCGCTGGTTGCTGGTATTGCAGGCCTCGATTCGCCATCTGACCTCGAATGGATTAAGACATTAACAAAGCTTCCGGGACTCACCTGCCCGATGTGGCATGTGAACGATGCGGTCTCGGCTCATAGAGGCGCATTAATGGGTGAACAAGGCATCGTCGTTATCGCTGGAACAGGCTCGATTATCGTAGGCATGACGGACGATGGACAAATGATTCGCAACTATGATTTTCACCATTATGCAGCTAGCGCAGCGAGATTTGTTGCCTATGATGCTGTATATGAGATGCTGGCAGGCAATTGTGATGATACGGACCGCGAGCTTCGCGAAGCCATGCTTGTTCATTGGAATGTTTCAACGGCCCAGCAGCTTGCTGATATAGCCAAAAAAGGCTTTGCGGATGATCGCCGTACGCGAGACAAGCAGTTTGGGAAGTTCGCTCCTGCGGTTACGGAAGCCGCCGAGCGTGGAAGCTCTCTCGCTATCCGCGTGTGCAACCGTGCCATCGATCAAATCAAGGTAGGCATCGAGATGATTGCTTCCTCCTTCTATAGTGAAGAGGTCGCTGTTACTTTCACAGGCAGCGTTGCAAACAGCCCTTATTTTATTCGCGAGCTGGGCGAGAAGCTTCGGCAAGGAAACAACAAGCGCTACACCGTTGTTCAGCCTAAATTTCCGCCTGTAGTCGGCTCTGTTTTACTCGCGTTGAAACAGCTGGATATTGCCATAGATGATGACGTTATCCATAACCTAAGTGAATATACATTTGAGACTGCCGAATAA
- a CDS encoding GlsB/YeaQ/YmgE family stress response membrane protein, giving the protein MGLLWTLIVGGVIGWLGGLLVGRDVPGGIIGNIVAGFIGAWLGTLILGSWGPTMGGFALIPAIIGAVVVVLLLSAILRGTRRA; this is encoded by the coding sequence ATGGGTCTATTGTGGACATTAATCGTTGGCGGAGTAATTGGTTGGTTAGGTGGTTTGCTTGTTGGGCGCGACGTACCGGGAGGAATTATCGGCAACATCGTAGCTGGCTTCATCGGAGCTTGGTTAGGTACGCTGATTCTTGGCTCGTGGGGACCGACGATGGGCGGATTTGCTCTCATCCCGGCTATCATTGGAGCTGTTGTAGTTGTGCTGCTGCTAAGTGCAATCTTGCGAGGAACAAGACGCGCGTAG
- a CDS encoding response regulator transcription factor, giving the protein MGYVLIVDDDPHIRELVRVILEKEALSVQEAPDGQSALAQMEASPADMVILDIMMPNMDGWELCRELREQYDIPLLMLTAKGEMGDKVRGFHLGTDDYLVKPFDPAELTVRVKALLKRYRIAVSQQVSVAEIMLDRQTYEVKIHSDYTTLPPKEFELLFKLVSHLGRTLTRNQLIEAIWGYDFDGNERTLDVHINRLRERFVAWEVSIKISTIRGLGYRLEVLQ; this is encoded by the coding sequence ATGGGCTATGTGCTGATTGTAGACGATGATCCGCATATTCGTGAGCTGGTTCGGGTTATTTTGGAGAAAGAGGCTTTAAGCGTGCAGGAGGCTCCGGATGGGCAATCGGCGCTTGCTCAAATGGAAGCCTCTCCGGCAGATATGGTCATATTGGATATTATGATGCCGAATATGGACGGCTGGGAGCTGTGCCGTGAGCTGCGGGAGCAGTACGATATTCCGCTGCTCATGCTGACGGCCAAGGGGGAAATGGGCGATAAGGTGCGAGGGTTCCACCTCGGAACGGACGATTATTTAGTAAAGCCGTTTGATCCCGCGGAGCTGACTGTCAGAGTTAAAGCGCTATTGAAGCGTTACCGAATCGCGGTGTCGCAGCAGGTTTCCGTAGCGGAGATCATGCTCGATCGGCAGACTTATGAAGTGAAGATTCATTCGGATTATACGACGCTTCCTCCGAAGGAATTTGAGCTGCTGTTCAAGCTCGTTAGCCATCTAGGCCGTACATTGACACGCAACCAACTGATCGAAGCGATTTGGGGTTATGATTTTGACGGCAACGAACGAACGTTGGATGTACACATCAATCGGCTGCGTGAGCGTTTTGTCGCTTGGGAGGTATCGATTAAGATCAGTACGATCCGTGGACTCGGTTATCGGCTGGAGGTACTCCAATGA
- a CDS encoding class I SAM-dependent methyltransferase, which translates to MMEMELKEQFGGIDIYLFDQLLKGSLTKDMRILDAGCGSGRNLTYLLRSGYDVFAIDRSETAIQELQRLADLIAPKWAKEQARVEAVEQMSFADASFDFIISSAVLHFADNEEHFDQMVNELWRVLKPGGKLFARLASSIGMESRMQPLGEGQYLLPDGSRRFLVTEEKLLGMTAKLSGHLFEPLKTVIVADKRCMTTWCVEKSG; encoded by the coding sequence ATGATGGAGATGGAATTGAAGGAGCAATTTGGCGGCATCGATATTTATTTATTTGATCAGCTGCTGAAGGGATCACTTACAAAGGATATGCGTATTCTTGATGCAGGCTGCGGCTCAGGGAGAAACCTGACGTATTTGCTTCGCAGCGGCTATGATGTATTTGCAATCGATCGATCAGAGACAGCTATTCAAGAGTTGCAGCGGTTAGCGGACTTGATAGCTCCTAAATGGGCGAAAGAGCAGGCACGCGTGGAGGCGGTAGAGCAGATGAGCTTCGCCGATGCGAGCTTTGATTTTATTATTAGCAGCGCGGTTCTGCATTTTGCCGACAATGAGGAGCATTTTGATCAAATGGTTAATGAGCTCTGGCGCGTGCTTAAGCCAGGCGGGAAGCTGTTCGCTAGGTTGGCCTCCTCCATTGGCATGGAGTCCCGTATGCAGCCGCTTGGTGAAGGACAATATCTGCTTCCTGACGGAAGCAGACGTTTTCTGGTTACGGAGGAAAAACTGCTTGGAATGACGGCAAAGCTGAGCGGGCATTTATTCGAGCCGCTCAAAACCGTTATCGTAGCAGACAAACGCTGCATGACTACTTGGTGTGTTGAAAAGTCAGGTTAA
- a CDS encoding ABC transporter ATP-binding protein, whose translation MKNKNSNVKRFIGLIMETNPPKMMLSIAVILSVITTLVSLTIPIFTKNMVNGFSLGSLSTGQIVWMAAAFIAQVVSGGVSVYLLHYSGNKIVSSIRERLWSKLLRLPVPYYDNKSSGDTISRLTNDTALLKGLITEHVTGFFTGILSIIGALSILFYMNWQMTLIMLTVFPLAALIMVPIGRKMYSISKSTQAENARFTSVVNRVVSEIRLVKASGSEPAEYEQGRVGIQNLFGFGLKEARMQALISPIVTFIILLLLVCLIGFGGVQVSSGKMTAGELVAFIMYLFQIMLPITQISQFFTQFQKAMGATDSIIGILESDEEDQDNGKEVTQMDQTLQVENVSFAYKPDEPILRDVSLTIEAGKVTALVGPSGSGKTTLFSLLERFYDPTSGAIRLGGTDIRDASLRSWRSQIGYVSQESPIIAGTIKDNLCYGLTHEVTQQEIEQAARMAYADGFIEALPESYETEVGERGIKLSGGQRQRIAIARALLRDPQILMLDEATSNLDSKSEEVVQDALKNLMIGRTTVVIAHRLSTVVDADSIVFLEKGVITGVGTHDQLYASHTMYREFANGQLRVNKTAS comes from the coding sequence ATGAAAAATAAAAATAGCAACGTTAAGCGATTCATAGGGCTGATTATGGAGACGAATCCCCCGAAGATGATGCTGTCTATTGCGGTTATTTTGAGCGTCATTACGACGCTAGTTAGCTTGACCATACCTATATTCACGAAAAATATGGTTAATGGCTTCTCGCTGGGGTCATTGAGCACGGGGCAGATTGTCTGGATGGCGGCTGCTTTTATCGCGCAGGTTGTGTCTGGAGGCGTGTCTGTTTACCTGCTGCATTACAGCGGCAATAAGATCGTCTCGTCTATCCGAGAGCGGTTATGGAGCAAGTTGCTGCGCTTGCCAGTCCCGTATTATGACAACAAATCCTCAGGCGATACGATTAGTCGGCTGACTAATGATACAGCGCTGCTGAAGGGTCTTATTACGGAGCATGTAACTGGTTTTTTCACAGGCATTTTGTCCATTATCGGTGCATTGTCGATTCTTTTCTATATGAACTGGCAGATGACGCTTATCATGTTAACTGTCTTCCCTTTGGCCGCACTCATTATGGTGCCAATTGGACGGAAAATGTACAGCATATCCAAATCCACGCAGGCGGAGAACGCAAGATTTACTTCCGTCGTAAATCGTGTGGTATCCGAGATTCGGCTGGTCAAAGCATCCGGTTCCGAGCCTGCTGAATATGAGCAAGGACGCGTCGGCATTCAGAATTTGTTTGGATTTGGTTTAAAGGAAGCACGCATGCAGGCGCTTATTTCGCCAATCGTCACTTTTATCATCTTATTGCTGCTGGTATGCTTAATCGGCTTTGGCGGTGTTCAAGTATCATCAGGTAAGATGACTGCGGGTGAGTTAGTCGCCTTTATTATGTACCTGTTCCAAATCATGCTGCCGATTACGCAGATCTCACAATTTTTCACACAATTTCAGAAGGCAATGGGCGCGACGGACAGCATTATTGGTATATTAGAATCCGATGAAGAAGATCAAGATAATGGCAAGGAAGTAACTCAGATGGACCAAACCTTGCAGGTGGAAAATGTATCATTTGCCTATAAGCCCGATGAGCCAATCCTGCGGGATGTGAGCCTGACAATTGAAGCGGGCAAAGTAACGGCATTGGTCGGCCCGAGCGGCAGCGGCAAAACGACGCTATTCTCGCTGCTGGAGAGGTTCTACGACCCGACATCCGGGGCGATTAGGCTTGGCGGAACTGACATCCGAGACGCGTCTCTGCGTTCATGGCGCAGCCAGATTGGCTACGTTTCGCAGGAGAGCCCGATTATCGCAGGCACGATCAAAGATAACTTATGCTACGGTCTGACGCATGAGGTGACGCAGCAGGAAATCGAGCAGGCTGCACGAATGGCTTATGCAGACGGCTTTATTGAAGCATTGCCTGAGAGCTATGAAACCGAAGTTGGCGAGCGCGGCATTAAGCTATCGGGTGGGCAGCGGCAGCGGATTGCCATTGCAAGGGCGCTGCTGCGTGATCCGCAAATCCTTATGCTCGACGAAGCGACGTCTAATCTCGACAGCAAGTCAGAAGAAGTGGTGCAGGACGCGCTGAAAAATCTAATGATCGGACGGACGACTGTCGTTATCGCCCATCGCTTGTCGACGGTTGTTGATGCGGATTCGATCGTTTTCCTAGAGAAAGGCGTCATTACCGGGGTAGGAACGCATGATCAATTGTATGCTAGCCATACCATGTATCGAGAATTCGCTAATGGACAGCTTCGAGTGAATAAAACGGCTTCTTAA
- a CDS encoding MBL fold metallo-hydrolase: MLIFVSIIAVVIVVVYLVLQYYPAFGAAQSKERRQQLSRSNQYGRKKFINAIPTAMDTTTSEKLKLLVQFMKGNKMARPSKALVIESMSEGYGAGQHQPKLTWFGHSAALLAIDGKTLLLDPMFGKAPSPFPFIGGKRFSDKLPFEMEQLPMIDAVLISHDHYDHLDYGSIVKLKDKVRRFIVPLGVAPHLVRWGVDPSLIEEHDWWDEFSYEGIQLACTPARHFSGRSLTDRDATLWCSWVIHGREARIFFSGDSGYGPHFKEIGDKYGPFDLTLMECGQYDERWAAIHMMPEETVQAHLDVRGKIMIPIHWGAFTLAMHDWTDPVERAVKAAQKMKTRISTPKIGETVLLQAAEYPSSAWWR, translated from the coding sequence ATGCTCATATTCGTTAGTATCATTGCGGTAGTCATAGTTGTTGTGTATTTGGTCCTCCAGTATTACCCTGCTTTTGGGGCAGCACAATCAAAGGAGCGGCGGCAGCAGTTAAGCCGTTCGAACCAATATGGGCGTAAAAAATTTATAAATGCGATTCCTACAGCCATGGATACGACAACAAGCGAGAAGCTGAAGCTGCTCGTTCAATTTATGAAAGGCAATAAGATGGCAAGGCCAAGCAAAGCGCTAGTCATTGAGTCGATGAGTGAAGGATATGGTGCCGGGCAGCATCAGCCTAAGCTGACCTGGTTTGGCCATTCTGCAGCTTTGCTTGCAATCGACGGGAAAACACTGCTGCTTGATCCGATGTTCGGCAAAGCGCCGTCCCCGTTTCCGTTTATAGGCGGTAAAAGATTCAGCGATAAGCTGCCATTTGAGATGGAGCAGCTTCCGATGATCGATGCGGTACTCATTTCACATGATCATTACGATCATTTGGACTATGGCTCCATTGTAAAGCTTAAGGATAAGGTGAGACGCTTTATTGTGCCGCTTGGCGTTGCGCCTCATTTGGTAAGATGGGGAGTAGATCCATCCCTTATAGAGGAGCATGATTGGTGGGATGAGTTTTCATATGAGGGGATTCAACTGGCTTGTACGCCTGCAAGGCATTTCTCAGGTAGAAGTTTGACGGATCGCGATGCAACGCTTTGGTGCTCCTGGGTAATACATGGCCGGGAGGCACGCATCTTCTTCAGCGGAGATAGCGGCTATGGTCCTCACTTTAAAGAAATAGGCGACAAATATGGACCCTTCGATCTCACATTAATGGAATGTGGACAATATGATGAGCGCTGGGCAGCTATCCACATGATGCCGGAAGAAACGGTACAGGCTCACTTGGACGTACGCGGAAAGATTATGATTCCGATACACTGGGGTGCATTCACACTTGCCATGCATGATTGGACTGACCCTGTGGAGCGAGCGGTAAAGGCAGCTCAGAAGATGAAAACACGTATTTCGACTCCGAAAATCGGAGAGACTGTACTGCTTCAAGCGGCTGAATACCCATCCTCAGCGTGGTGGCGGTAG
- a CDS encoding class I SAM-dependent methyltransferase, translated as MKQDREIIVESFIYQNVLLVVAAIVLIALLSIVYASWRNGISPMPSSAPVRRVVVDEIRRLQSRGVMVEAGSGWGTLAFQAGRTSRNLRIIGIENSVIPMWISFMAAKLEKRTNVSFKKGDLYTYSYRDVDMVVCYLYPGAMRRLSPIFHEQLKPGAYVISVCFALPDWEPERILICRDMYRTKVYVYKVKKTS; from the coding sequence ATGAAACAAGATAGGGAGATCATCGTGGAAAGCTTCATCTATCAGAATGTATTGCTGGTCGTGGCAGCTATCGTGCTGATTGCCTTGCTGTCCATCGTATATGCAAGCTGGCGGAACGGCATATCGCCTATGCCTTCCTCAGCGCCGGTGCGGCGGGTTGTAGTTGATGAGATCAGACGGCTGCAAAGCCGCGGCGTTATGGTGGAAGCGGGCTCTGGCTGGGGTACGCTCGCGTTTCAAGCGGGGAGAACCAGCAGAAACCTGCGGATCATTGGGATCGAAAATTCAGTTATCCCCATGTGGATATCTTTTATGGCAGCGAAACTCGAAAAACGGACGAATGTATCGTTCAAAAAGGGCGACTTGTACACATATTCGTACCGGGATGTGGATATGGTTGTGTGTTACCTCTATCCGGGTGCGATGCGGCGTTTAAGCCCCATTTTTCACGAGCAATTAAAGCCGGGTGCATATGTTATAAGCGTATGTTTTGCGCTGCCGGACTGGGAGCCTGAGCGTATCCTTATTTGCCGTGATATGTATCGGACCAAGGTTTATGTATACAAGGTAAAGAAGACATCATAG
- a CDS encoding class I SAM-dependent methyltransferase, producing the protein MPDHDAIYKEEAARYHELIARQPSVQHWIEEIRPIRGLDIVDLGAGSGRLTAVLADQAKTIVALDAYEPMLHVAAERLRSAGYTNWRTQAADHRELPLASQSADLIVSGWSICYLGSDNLPNWEQNLRQVMSEMKRVLRDNGTIIIFETMGTGFETPNPPDFLKKYYAALEQDYGFSHKWVRTDYAFDSVEQAEQLTRFFFSDELADRVARDKLVHLPECAGIWWLHL; encoded by the coding sequence ATGCCAGACCATGATGCTATTTATAAGGAAGAAGCGGCGCGTTATCATGAATTAATCGCTAGGCAGCCGAGCGTGCAGCATTGGATCGAAGAGATAAGACCAATTAGAGGATTGGATATTGTAGATCTTGGTGCCGGCTCCGGCAGACTCACTGCCGTACTAGCCGATCAGGCCAAAACGATTGTTGCACTTGATGCGTATGAGCCTATGCTGCATGTAGCGGCAGAACGATTACGTTCTGCTGGCTATACGAATTGGAGAACGCAGGCTGCTGATCATCGCGAGCTGCCTCTTGCGAGCCAAAGCGCGGATCTAATCGTTTCCGGCTGGAGTATTTGTTACTTAGGCAGCGATAATCTACCAAACTGGGAGCAGAACCTACGGCAGGTAATGAGCGAAATGAAACGTGTGCTCCGCGATAACGGAACCATTATTATTTTTGAGACGATGGGCACTGGCTTCGAAACACCAAACCCGCCTGACTTTTTGAAGAAATACTACGCTGCACTTGAGCAGGATTATGGATTCTCGCACAAATGGGTACGAACGGATTATGCCTTTGACAGCGTGGAACAAGCGGAGCAATTAACACGTTTCTTCTTTAGTGATGAATTAGCAGATAGGGTAGCGCGGGACAAGCTCGTCCACCTGCCAGAATGCGCTGGTATTTGGTGGCTTCATTTGTAA
- a CDS encoding carbohydrate ABC transporter permease → MSSQAKASSASKGEKALKWILGICLAVGGVLVILPFVWMILSSFKPESEIQNIPPTLLPERFTTENFKNLFENMNFGVYLKNTLIIVFFSFIGLFLNAMAGFGFAKYKFKGSNNLFYIVLATMMIPGQVTMIPVYLILNEMHLTNTMIGIVLPGLVGAFGIFLFRQFMATIPDELLEATRLDGASEFRTFMQIVLPISKPILAVQGILAFIGGWNSFLWPLIIANDEKLYTLSVGLSLLKGQYGGNYALQMAGSTFMVVPIIIIFIFFQKHIIENYAISGIK, encoded by the coding sequence ATGAGTTCGCAAGCAAAAGCGTCAAGCGCCTCAAAAGGCGAAAAAGCGCTCAAGTGGATACTAGGCATATGCCTCGCGGTCGGCGGGGTATTGGTCATCCTTCCTTTCGTATGGATGATCCTTTCTTCCTTCAAACCAGAGAGCGAGATTCAGAATATCCCGCCTACCTTACTGCCTGAGCGCTTCACGACGGAAAATTTCAAGAACTTATTTGAGAATATGAACTTTGGCGTTTATTTGAAAAATACGCTCATTATCGTTTTCTTCTCCTTTATTGGCTTATTCCTGAATGCGATGGCTGGTTTCGGCTTCGCGAAGTACAAATTCAAAGGCAGTAATAACTTGTTCTATATCGTACTTGCTACGATGATGATTCCTGGTCAGGTGACGATGATTCCGGTCTATCTGATCCTAAATGAAATGCATCTGACGAATACGATGATCGGTATCGTTCTGCCCGGACTTGTCGGCGCCTTCGGTATATTCCTGTTCCGTCAGTTCATGGCTACCATTCCAGATGAGCTGCTTGAAGCAACCCGTCTTGACGGTGCAAGTGAATTCCGGACGTTCATGCAAATCGTGCTTCCTATTTCGAAGCCCATACTTGCGGTACAAGGCATATTAGCCTTTATTGGCGGATGGAACAGCTTCCTTTGGCCGCTTATTATCGCGAATGATGAGAAGCTCTACACTCTCTCCGTTGGCCTGTCATTGCTCAAAGGGCAATACGGCGGCAACTATGCGCTCCAAATGGCTGGATCAACGTTTATGGTTGTGCCTATCATCATCATCTTTATCTTCTTCCAGAAGCATATTATCGAGAACTACGCGATCTCAGGCATCAAATAA
- a CDS encoding HAMP domain-containing sensor histidine kinase, with protein MNRKMSKWEVSLRVVGATSMVFLLSGSAFSLAYWLTKWFYTRHEVRFPEYIVQLVNWGLGILFIIVLFAIVNLVIRPKQREVWVEMIDALKRMAKGDFNVALDRDKKFHGQFGDVIQSINDMAHDLKQVELLRQEFISNVSHEIQSPLTSIRGFASTLQREDLSPEEQRHYLSIIEQETTRLSKISDNLLKLTTLESEQQQMDTKRYRLDAQLENIVLASEPQWLDKALELELELEEVEIAASEEMLSQVWVNLFHNAIKFTPAKGSIKIVLERIGDKVKVKITDTGIGISSEDQLRIFERFYKGDKQRTRTADGSGLGLSIVHKIVELHQGNIRVDSRLNEGSSFEVTLPLT; from the coding sequence ATGAATCGTAAAATGTCAAAATGGGAAGTTTCACTGCGTGTTGTAGGAGCTACGTCGATGGTATTCCTACTGAGCGGAAGTGCCTTCTCGCTGGCGTATTGGTTGACGAAGTGGTTTTACACGAGACATGAGGTCCGCTTTCCTGAATATATAGTGCAGCTGGTGAACTGGGGACTGGGCATTTTATTTATCATAGTGCTGTTCGCTATCGTTAATTTGGTGATACGACCGAAGCAAAGGGAAGTTTGGGTTGAAATGATCGATGCGCTAAAACGAATGGCAAAGGGAGATTTCAACGTGGCCTTGGATCGTGACAAGAAATTTCATGGCCAATTCGGGGACGTTATTCAGTCCATCAACGATATGGCGCATGACCTGAAGCAGGTAGAGCTGCTTCGTCAGGAGTTTATTTCTAACGTATCGCATGAAATTCAATCACCTCTGACCTCGATACGCGGATTTGCGAGCACGCTGCAGCGCGAGGATCTTAGCCCTGAGGAGCAGCGTCATTACTTGTCGATTATTGAGCAGGAAACGACGCGGTTGTCCAAAATAAGCGACAATCTGCTTAAGCTGACAACGCTCGAATCCGAGCAGCAGCAGATGGACACGAAGCGATACAGGCTTGATGCGCAGCTTGAGAACATCGTGCTCGCAAGTGAGCCTCAGTGGCTGGACAAAGCGCTTGAGCTTGAACTAGAGCTGGAGGAAGTAGAGATTGCGGCCAGCGAAGAGATGCTTAGTCAGGTTTGGGTAAATCTCTTTCATAATGCGATTAAATTTACACCTGCCAAAGGGAGCATTAAAATTGTACTGGAGCGCATAGGCGATAAGGTCAAAGTAAAGATTACAGACACGGGTATTGGCATTTCTTCGGAGGATCAGCTCCGCATCTTTGAACGTTTCTATAAGGGTGACAAGCAGCGGACGAGAACGGCTGATGGCAGCGGATTAGGCTTGTCGATCGTCCATAAAATCGTTGAGCTCCACCAGGGGAATATTCGTGTAGACAGCAGGTTGAATGAGGGTTCTTCTTTTGAGGTGACGCTGCCGCTTACTTAG
- a CDS encoding sugar ABC transporter permease, with translation MKGISQSKAPYFFIAPTLILLTLFSLLPILVALIISFTDMDLAGLADWSNISFVGFKNYVDVLADPIFVKAILNTLFYVIIGVPLVILCSLAIAIMINFGANRAFKAFRVIYYMPSVTNVVAVAVVWGFLYNPAFGLLNYILDSINLPTVPWLQDPVMAKISLILMAVWRGIGLNMIIFIAALQGIPKSYYEAAQLDGASTWKQLTYITIPMLRFAIFFVSITTMIGWLQFFEEPFIMTDGGPLDSTTSVALFIYRNGFQLSNFGYAAAGSFVLFIAIIIITLVQFRFQNKETDL, from the coding sequence ATGAAAGGCATCTCTCAGAGTAAGGCACCGTATTTCTTTATCGCTCCAACGCTTATTTTGCTTACCTTATTTTCGTTATTGCCGATCCTTGTAGCCTTAATAATAAGCTTTACGGACATGGACTTGGCAGGCCTTGCTGACTGGTCCAATATTTCATTCGTCGGATTCAAAAACTATGTAGACGTGCTGGCTGATCCTATTTTCGTAAAAGCCATACTTAATACGTTGTTCTACGTAATCATCGGTGTTCCACTTGTTATCTTATGTTCACTTGCTATTGCGATCATGATTAATTTCGGTGCAAACCGTGCATTTAAAGCTTTCCGAGTCATCTATTATATGCCATCAGTTACAAACGTTGTTGCCGTTGCTGTTGTATGGGGTTTCCTTTACAATCCGGCTTTCGGTCTGCTCAACTATATTCTTGATTCGATTAATCTGCCTACGGTTCCATGGCTTCAAGATCCAGTCATGGCTAAAATATCGCTTATTCTGATGGCGGTATGGAGAGGGATCGGCCTCAATATGATCATCTTCATCGCCGCGCTTCAAGGTATTCCGAAGTCTTATTACGAGGCGGCACAGCTCGACGGTGCCAGCACATGGAAACAACTGACTTACATCACGATTCCAATGCTGCGCTTCGCGATCTTCTTTGTATCGATCACTACCATGATCGGTTGGCTGCAATTTTTCGAAGAGCCATTCATTATGACCGACGGTGGTCCGCTCGACAGCACAACATCTGTGGCCCTGTTTATTTATCGGAACGGCTTCCAGCTTAGCAACTTCGGATACGCGGCAGCAGGATCATTTGTCCTGTTCATCGCAATCATTATTATTACGCTCGTACAATTCAGATTTCAAAATAAAGAAACGGATTTATAA